Genomic DNA from Streptomyces sp. AM 2-1-1:
ACACGGGCGCTCCCCGACGGCCGGCTCGTGCCTCAGGCAGCCGCGTCTCCCGGCGCGGGAGCCGGACCGCCGGTGCGCTCCCGGCCTCCCGGGTACGCCCCGTGCGCGAAGTCCGGCAGCGCGCCGTCCGCGTCCGGGGCGTGGCCGGCCGTCCCCGGCGCCCCGGCATCGCCGTCCCCCGTGAAGTCGGGGAGCCCGGGGTACGCCTCGCCGGTGAAGTCGGGGAGCTCCGGATACGCGTCCCCGGTGAAGTCGGGGAGCTCCGGATACGCGTCCCCGGTGAAGTCGGGGAGCTCCGGATACGCCTCCCCCGTGAAGTCGGGGAGCTCCCGGGTGGACGCGTCGCCCGTGAAGTCGGGCAGGTCCGCCGGATCCGGCCGCTCGGGTGCGAAGTCGTCACCCGCGTCCGGGCCGCCGGCCGTGGACTCGCCGTCGGGGCCCGCTGCGGACGGGCCGGAATCCGCGTCGTCCGCGAGACCCCCGGGACCGTCCGGGGCACCGGACGGGGAGGGGAGGAAGGCGTCGCCCGGGTCGGACGCGGGCGGGTCGGCAGGGCTGAGGTCTTCGGCGCCCTCCCCGAGCGGCCGCTCGATCCAGCCGGGCGCGACGAGGTCGGCGATGACCAGGCTGTCCAGCACGCGGGTGCTGGGGGTGATGTCGACCACGCGCTCGGGGTCGTAGTCCGCCCAGCGCTCACCCCGGTTGGCGATCCGTCCGGTCAGGGGTACCGCGGGGGTGAGCGGGTCGCCGGACGCGCACCGCACCCGGGGCAGCCCGCGACTGTCGGCCATCACGGCGGTGCCGGCCTGGAGCACGGTCTGGAAGGTGGTGGAACCCCGGGCGGCGAAGCCGTGATCGGTGACCCGGGCGTCGGCCCGGAGCACCACGGGAGTCAGCGCGCGCAGATAGCCGGGGATCTGCACCGCCTCGATGCCCGCCACCCGAGCGAAGGCACGGGCCCGTCCGGCGTCCTCGGCCAGCAGGTCGGCCTGCTGGTCCACGTCGCAGCTGGGCGTGGACCGGACCCCTCCGTAGAGGCCCGCTGCGTCGCCCAGGACGGCGTGGGCGACGGGAGCGGTGGCGGGGGCGCCACCCGCGGGGAGGACTTCCGTACCGGCGTCCGGCGCGCCCGGGACCGATCCCGCCGTGGACCGGGTGAAGGGTGCCGGTCCCCGGGCGGCGGCCGGCTGGAGCAGCACCTCGTGGCCGGCGGTCTTCGCGGCGGGCCGGGCGGCCCCGGAACCGGGTGCGCCGGCGCACCCGGCCGCGGAGAGGGTCGCCGCGCAGACGACGGCGGACAGGGCATACGGGAGTCGTCGGGACGAGCGCACAATGCTCTCCTGCCAGTACGTACGGGGTGGTGGGTCTCCTCATGTCTGACGCACGCGCGGAGCGGCCGCAAGCCGGGATACGGCCGCCCGGCGCATCCTTGAACGCGTTCAAGAAGGACGATAGGATGGATAGTGGATCATCACGTCGTGCCGGCACCGTCACACGGATGCCCGGCCCGGAGTGCGAGAGCGCGGGAAGGGCGGCAGCGGTGCACGGTCTCACCTACTCGGAGGTCGGCGGCACTCGCTCCGACCCGCTCCCCCGCGGTTACCGCCACCTGCGCCACCGCACCCCGGTCGGCCGGGGCCGGGCGGCGTTCGAGGCGGCCGGTGCGGCGGTGACGACCTGGCGCATGCACCGGGAGGCGGGAACCCTCCTCGGTGCGTCCGCCGCCCGGGCCGAAGAGGGGGTGACGGTCCGAGTGACCCTGCGCGTGGGTCCGCTGCGCTTCGTCGGCCCCTGCGAAGTGGTGTGGGCCGAGTACACCGACGAGCGCATCGGCTTCGCGTACGGATCACTCGACGGCCATCCCGAGCGGGGCGAGGAGTCCTTCGTCGTCGAACTCGCGGACGACGGCACCGTCTGGTTCGCCGTCACCGCGTTCTCCCGGCCGGGCCTCTGGTACACCCGTCTGGCGGGACCCGTCGTCCCGGTGTTCCAGCGGATGTACGCGCAGCGGCTGGGCCGTACGGTGCGCCGTATCGTCGCCGGCTGATCCGAGCGGTCCGCGGCGGCGCCGCGTCGTTCACGCGGGGGCGGGACTCCGAGGCCGATACTGACGCCGGTGGACTGGTTCACCGCGGAACGCTACGGACTGAGCAGGCTGGTCTTCCAGCGGGCTCTCGCCGCCGTCTATCTCACCGCCTTCCTCACGGCGGCTCTCCAGTTCCGTGCGCTGATCGGCGAGCGGGGCATGCTGCCGGTGCCCGAACTGCTGCGGCGCACGCGCTGGACCGCCGCGCCCGGGCTCTTCCGCCTCCACTACTCCGACCGCTTCTTCGCCGCCGTCGCGTGGTCGGGGTGCGCGGTCTCCGTCGCGCTGCTGGCCGGCGCGGACGGAATGCTGCCGCTGTGGGGCGCCCTGCTGCTCTGGGCGCTGCCCTGGGTGCTCTACCTCTCCATCGTGCAGGTCGGCCAGGTCTGGTACGGCTTCGGCTGGGAGTCCCTGCTGCTGGAGACCGGGTTCCTGGCGGTCTTCCTCGGCAACCGGGAGACCGCGCCGCCGGCCCTGGTGCTCTGGCTCATGCGCTGGTTGCTCTTCCGGGTGGAGTTCGGGGCGGGACTCATCAAGATGCGCGGGGACTCCTGTTGGCGCCGGCTGACCTGTCTCGACTTCCACCATGAGACGCAGCCGATGCCCGGCCCGCTCAGCTGGTTCTTCCACCATCTGCCCACCACCGTGCACCGGGTGGAGGTGGCCGCCAACCACGTCACCCAACTCCTGGCGCCTTTCCTCCTCTTCGCCCCCGCGCCCGTGTCGAGCGGGGCGGCGGCCGTCATGGTCCTCACCCAGCTGTGGCTGATCCTGTCCGGCAACTTCGCCTGGCTGAACTGGCTGACGGTCGCCCTCGCGCTGTCGGCCGTCGACTGGTCACCGCTCGCGGGTCCCTCCCGCCCCCTCCCCGACGCCCCGCTCTGGTACCGGATCACCGTCGTCGCCGTCACCGTCCTTCTTCTGGTGCTCAGTTACCGGCCGGCCCGTAACCTGCTCTCCCGCCGCCAGGTGATGAACCGGTCCTACGACCCCCTCCATCTCGTCAACACCTACGGCGCCTTCGGCAGCATCAGCAGGGTGCGGCTGGAGGTCGTCGTGGAGGGGACGGAGGACGTGGTGATCCACCCGGGCACCCGCTGGCGGGAGTACGGGTTCCGGGGGAAGCCGGGTGATCCGGGGCGGCTGCCCCGCCAGTTCGCCCCGTACCACCTGCGGCTCGACTGGATGATGTGGTTCGCCGCGCTCTCCCCCGCGTATGCCCGTGCCTGGTTCGGCCCGTTCACGGAGCGGCTGCTGCGCGGTGACCGGGACACCCTGCGCCTGCTGGGCCACAACCCCTTCCCCGACGTTCCGCCCGCCCAGGTGCGCGCGTCGGTCTACCGGTACCGGTTCACCGACACCGCCGAACTCCGGAGCACCGGCCAGTGGTGGCACCGCACCTACGTGAGGGAGTTCATGCGCCCGGTGGTCCGCCCGCTGCCGCTCCGGCCGCGGGACGACTCCGCGTAGGAGTCCGCGCGTCCGGCGCGCCCCGGACGTGCGCGTGCCCCGGGCCCACCGCTCGGGTGGGGCCGGGGCACGCGCACGGGGGCGGCCGGTGTCAGTCGATGCCGGGCAGGATGTGCGGCTCTGCGAGGTCGTCCTCGTAGCCGGCCAGCCGGATCGGGGCCGATCTGGCCCAGACCTCGATGTTGCGGAGCTTCTCGGGCCTGCGGGCCCGCTCTCCGGTTCGGTCGGCCGGTCGTTTCTCGTGGGTCGTCACTTCAGGTGTCACCGCGCACTCCTTCGCGTCGCGTAACCCCCAGCGCCGTCGGGGCACCGTGGCTTCTCCACCGTGGACCGCCGCGGACGGGGGCAGGGCATGGACATTCGGTCGCGGTGGCGCCGGTACGGGGCGGGACGACGGTCTGGTTGCAGACCTGTCCCAGGACGATCGAGGAAGCTTCGTGGATCCCTCGGTGGCGTCCGTTCGCCCCAGCGTAACCAAATGAGCGCCATCGCGCTCGACAGAACGTGTGCCCTGGGTCACTTTCGGCCAGAAAGTCCCGGACTCCCTCGGGGCGCCGGGGGCGGGAGCGACAGCGGGAAGGCCGCACTCCCGACGTCGGGAGTGCGGCCTTCACCGGGTTCCGGCGATCGGACCGGCGTCACCAGCCCGCGGGGGCGTAGTCCTTCAGGAAACAGCCGTAGAGCTCTTCGCCCGCTTCACCGCGCACGATCGGGTCGTAGACGCGGGCTGCTCCGTCCACCAGGTCGAGGGGGGCGTGGAAGCCCTCTTCGGCCAGGCGCATCTTGTCGGGGTGCGGGCGCTCGTCCGTGATCCAGCCGGTGTCGACGGCGGTCATCAGGATGCGGTCCTTCTCGAACATCTCCTGGGCACTGGTACGCGTCAACATGTTGAGCGCGGCCTTGGCCATGTTGGTGTGCGGGTGCCCCGCCCCCTTGTAGCCACGGCTGAAAACGCCCTCCATGGCGGAGACGTTGACCACGTACGCCCGGCCCTCGGCGGCGGCCATCGCCGGGCGCAGGCGGCTGATCAGGATGAACGGCGCGGTGGAGTTGCAGAGCTGCACCTCCAGGAGCTCGATGGGCTCCACCTCGTCCACCGTCTGGATCCAGCTGTTGGTGTGGTGCAGGTCCGGGACCAGACCGCCTGCGTCGATGGCCGTGCCGGCCGCGATGCGCTCCAGCGAGGCGGAGCCGGTGACCAGTGCCAGGCCCGTGACGTCGGCGGCGGTCAGGCCCTCCTTGCGCGCGGCGGGCAGCGCGGCCACCCGGTCGACGCTGCCGCTGCCGAACGTGCCGATCACCTCGGCCGGGGGCAGCACCCCCGCCGGCAGCGGGGCCGACTCGGCGGCGACGAGTTCGCTGTACGCCTGGGGAGAACGCCGGACCGTCTGCGCCGCGTTGTTGATCAGGATGTCCAGCGGGCCCTCGGCGGCGACCGAGTCGGCCAGCGCGACGACCTGGGCCGGGTCGCGGAGGTCTATGCCGACGATCTTCAGGCGGTGGATCCACTCGTCGCTGTCCGGCATCGCCTTGAAGCGGCGGATCGCGTCGTTCGGGAAGCGCGTCGTGATCGTGGTGTGCGCACCGTCGCGCAGCAGCCGCAGCGCGATGTACATGCCGATCTTCGCCCGGCCGCCGGTGAGCAGTGCCCGGCGGCCCGTGAGGTCCGTACGGGCGTCGCGCCGGGCCCGGTTCTCCCGGGCGCAGTCCTGGCAGAGCTGGTGGTAGAAGGCGTCCACCTCGACGTACCGCGTCTTGCAGATGTAGCAGGACCGGGGGCGCTGGAGGATGCCGGCGATCTCCGCGGAGGCGGAGGAGGAGGGCAGCACCCCCTGGGTCTCGTCGTCGATGCGGTCGGCGGAGCCGGTGGCGGTCGCTTCGGTGACCGCCTTGTCGTTGGCCGTCTTGGCGGCGCGGCGCTCCTGGCGGCGGCGCTGCTTCACGGTCCGGTAGATCCCGGCGGTGGCCCGCCGCACCCGGATGGCGTCGGGGTGGTCGACGTCGATGGAGTCGAGTTCGTCCAGCACGCTCAGGCAGACGGCCAGCCGCTCCGGAGCGATACCGGGACCGAAGTCCTCGATTCCGGGAGCGAGTCCCTGGCTTTCCTCTGTCACCGTCATGCTGCTTCCTCTGCCGTCCTCAACCCGCGGGCCACCGGTTCCTCGCGGGCCCAGACACCTGGTCAAGTCTGCCATGCGCGCGCTCCTCCTCCATCCGGGTGTACGGTCCCCGGACCCGGCGAGAGACGAGCCGCCCGGAGGCCGGTGATCCGGCCCACTACACGGCGGCGAAGGGATCTCCTCAAAACTTTCTGGAATCGACAGGCATGACTCCGCGATACCCGGGCAGACGCGGACCGACAGCTAGGGCAACAGGGAGGGCGACACCATGACGGCGATGTCATTGCGAACCACCGGAGCCGACGCCGCGACGGCGTCGTGGAACGACCGGGCGGGGACGCGGGCACCTGCCGGTGTCGGTACGGGGGCCGAGCAGGGCGAGCTGCCCTGGATCGAGGACGCCGGGAAGGTGGCCCCGCAGGACGCACGGGCCCTGTCGAAGATCTTCTTCGACCGCCTCCAGACACTGGAGGAAGGGACACGCGAGCACCAGTACGCACGCAACACCCTCATCGAGATGAATCTCTCACTGGTGCGGTTCGCGGCTTCGCGTTTCCGCAACCGGGGCGGGGACGACACCGAGGACATCATCCAGGTCGGCACGATCGGCCTGATCAAGGCGATCGACCGGTTCGACCTCTCGCGCGAGGTGGAGTTCGCCACCTTCGCGGTGCCCTACATCGTCGGTGAGATCAAGCGGTTCTTCCGTGACACCACCTGGTCGGTGCACGTGCCGCGCCGTCTCCAGGAACTCCGGGTCGAACTCGCCAAGGCGAAGGAGCAGCTCTCCTCGCAGCTGGACCGCGACCCCACCGTGAAGGAACTCTCGGCCCACCTCGAACTCTCCGAGGAGGAGATCATCGAGGGTCTCGTCGCCGCCAACGGCTACTCGGCCGGTTCGCTCGACACCCCGTCCTCCGACAGCGACGATGGTCAGGACCAGCGGGCGTACGCCGAGATGCTGGGCGAGCGTGACCCCGCCATGGAGACGGTCGAGAACCTGCACACGCTCGCGCCGCTGCTGGAGCAGCTCGACGACCGTGAGCGCCGGATCGTGCAGATGCGGTTCGGACAGGAGATGACCCAGGCCCAGATCGGCGCCGAGCTGGGCGTCTCCCAGATGCACGTGTCCCGTCTGCTGAGCCGCATCGTGGCGCGGCTGCGCGCCGGGATGTCCGTCGAGGCGTAGTCGAAGAATCACCCGGTCACGACAGTGCGGCCGGCTTCCCCGTGACCCACGCCCGGCGCTCCGGCGCCGGGCGTGGGTCATTTATGCTTTCAGGCGTGGCGTGGGGGAACCCACGCCTTCGTGACGAGGGGGTGAAGAGTGACCGAGCTGCCCACGAGGGGCTTGCCGGTCCGTGAGGCGGCAACCGCCATGGTTCCCGCTCAGCAGGCGTCGGCCGCCGCGGCCGCCGACGGTTCCGTGTGGGGCATGGACGCGGTGATCCTCCTGGTGGAGGACGACGCCGGGGACGCCCTCCTGGTCGAGGAGATGCTGTCCGACAGCGACCTCGACCCCTCCCTCACCTGGTGCAAGACTCTGGCGGAGGCACGACAGTTCCTGCGGACCTGCCGCACCCCCGTCTGCGTGTTGCTCGACCTGCACCTCCCTGACGTGCACGGGCTCGACGCGGTGACGCAGATCGTGGCGGCCTCCCGGGACGCGGCCATCGTCGTCCTGACGGGGCTGAGCGAAGCGGGCACCGGACTGTCAGCGGTGGCCAACGGTGCCCAGGACTACCTGGCCAAGGGCCGGCTCGATCCGGAGGCGCTGGGCCGGGCCATCCGGTACGCCCTCCAGCGCAAGCAGGTGGAGCGGGCCGCTGCGGCCTTGCGCGCCAACCAGCAGATGGCCCAGGAGAACGCCCGCCTCGAACGCGGGTTGCTGCCCGTGCCGCTGCTGCGGGACGACCGTTTCGAGGCGGTGGCCCGCTACGAACCGGGGCGGGTGCACGCGCTGCTCAGCGGTGACTTCTACGACGTGGTGCAGACCGCCGACGGTACGGTGCACGCGGTCATCGGCGACGTGTCGGGACACGGCGCCGCCGAAGCCGCGCTGGGGGTCTGCCTGCGCGTGGCCTGGCGCACCGCGGTCCTCTGCGGCACCAGTCCGCTGGAGCAGACCAATCTGCTGGAAGAGATCCTGGTCGCGGAGCGGTCCGATCCGCACCTCTTCGCGACGGTGACCACGCTCACCTTCCCGCCCGACGGCAGCCGGGTGGGCATCGTGCGGGCCGGTCACCCCGGTCTGCTGCTGCGCCGGGGCAGCGACATCTCGTGGGTGGAGCCCGAGACCGGCATGGCGCTCGGGCTCCTGCCCGGCATGCGGCACTGGTCGGAGAGCGAGCTGGAGCTGGGCCCGGACACTGGTCTGGTGCTCTTCACGGACGGCCTCTTCGAGGGCCGCACGGGTCCCGACAGCCGTCTCGGCGAAGAAGGGCTCCTCGCCATGGCGCAGGACTGTTCGGCGCTGACGCCCCGTCCGTTCATCGACGCGCTCGTCGCGGGGGCGACGGCCGGGGCCGCTCCCTGGGGCGGACTCGCGGACGACGTGGCCGTACTGCATCTGAGCTGGAGAAAGGTGGGAAGCGATGGCTGAGCCGAAGGGGAAGCCCGCACGTCCGGGAGGCGCCTCACGGTTGTCGGTCCAGAGCTGGGTCCACCTGATCCTCGGCGGCTTCGTCGTCGTGGTCGTCACGTGTCTGGCGATCGGCGCGGTCGTCCTCAACGACATGTCGTCCCGGACCACGGAACTGGTCGACCGGGTCCAGCCGGCCCGCTCCGCCTCCTTCCAGCTGCAGAACGCGCTGCTCAACCAGGAGACGGGTGTCCGGGGGTACGTGCTCACCGGGGACGAGTCCTTCCTCGAACCGTACAAACAGGGCCAGCGCGACGAGAAGGAACGATTGGCCCGCGTGCGGGAGCTGGTCGGTTCCGACCAGCCGTACGCCGCCGACCTGGACCGGATCGCGACGGCGGCCGAGGAGTGGCGCACCGGGGAGGCCGAGCCGCTGATCGCCACGGTGCGGGCCAGCGGTCCCACCGGCGAGGCGTCGGCGCCGTTGCTCCGGAGCAAGGCCGAGTTCGACGCGCTCCGCGACCTCTACGGCGCCCAGCAGAGCCATCTGGACAAGGCCCGTGACCACGCCCGCGACCAGCTGGACGACGCACGGGCGACCCGCGACCGGGTGCTGCTCGCGTTGATCGTGGGCTTCCTCGCCTCCGTGGTGGCGCTGAGCCTGCTCTTCCACCGGGTGGTCGGCACGCCGCTGAACAGGCTGCGCGCCGCCTCCGACGAGGTCAGGTCGGGGACGTACGAGGGGAAGATCGACGTGCGGGGGCCCTCCGACGTGCGGTCGGTGGCCACGGCGGTCGAATCCATGCGGGTCCGGCTGGTGGACGAGCTCGCCGAGTCCAAGAGCCGGGAGACGCTGCTCGCCGAGCAGACGGAGGAGCTGCGGCGTTCCAACGCGGAGCTGGAGCAGTTCGCCTACGTCGCCTCGCACGACCTACAGGAGCCGCTGCGCAAGGTGGCGTCCTTCTGCCAGCTGCTGGAGAAGCGGTACGGGAACGAGCTGGACGCCCGCGGCAAGCAGTACATCGACTTCGCGGTGGACGGCGCGAAGCGGATGCAGGTCCTCATCAATGACCTCCTCACCTTTTCCCGGGTCGGCCGGGTGCACGAGAGCTGGCAGCCGGTGGACATGGAGCGCGGGCTCGACCGCGCGCTCGCCAATCTGGCGCTGGCGATCGAGGACGCGGACGCGGAGGTCGTCCGGGAGGACACGCTGCCGGAGATCCTCGGCGACTCCACGACGCTGGCGATGGTGTGGCAGAACCTGATCGGCAACGCGGTGAAGTTCCGCCGCGAGGACGTCCGGTGCCGGATCACCGTGGGGTGCGTCCGCGAGGACGAGACCTGGCACTTCACGGTCGCGGACAACGGGATCGGCATCGCGCCCGAGTTCGCGGACAAGGTGTTCGTCATCTTCCAGCGGCTGCACGCCAGGGACGCCTACGACGGCACCGGCATCGGCCTCTCGCTCTGCCGCAAGATCATCGAGTTCCATGGTGGCCGGATCTGGCTCGATCCGGAGCCGGCCGAGGGTACGCTGATCCACTTCACCCTGCCCGTCAGTCCTGATGCCCCCACGCACACCACCGCGGAGCTCCTCGCTCCCGCCTTGCTCGCCGTTTCGCCGGGAGATGCCACGTGACCAGTTCCGTAGAGCCCATCGAGGTCCTGCTGGTGGAGGACGACCCCGGCGACGAGCTCATGACGCGCGAGGCGTTCGAGGACAACAAGATCCGCAACACGCTCCACGTCGTGCGCGACGGGCAGGAGGCGCTGGACTTCCTCTACCGGCGCGGCCCGCACGCCGGTGCGCCCCGCCCCGACCTGATCCTCCTCGACCTGAACCTGCCGAAGTACGACGGCCGGCAGGTTCTGGAGGAGATCAAGAGCGACGCGGAGCTGGCCACCATCCCGGTGGTGGTGCTCACCACGTCCTCCGCCGAGGAGGACATCCTGCGCAGTTACAAACTGCACGCCAACGCCTATGTCACCAAGCCGGTCGACCTGGACCAGTTCATCGCGGCGGTCCGGCAGATCGACGAGTTCTTCGTGACCGTGGTCCGCCTCCCCGGGCGCACCTGAGCCCGGTCCGTATTTCCCGATTTCCCCGAATCACCAGGAGTGGGATGCCCCGGCCCGGGTAGACGCCTCCCGTGACGACGACTCTCACCTCCCTCGCTGGGCCCTGGCTGGAGCACATGAACGAACAGGCCGCCTCGATGCCGGGCGCCCCCGGACCGGGCGTCCCCAGCACCGACGTTCTCCACGCCGCGGAGGTGTTCGACGGTGAGCCCGGGTGCATCGCACAGGCGAGAGCGCTGGCGGACCGGTTCCTGAGCCGTCTCGCGGCAGAGTGGTGCGCCCCCCTGGGCGCCCACACCCGCAGCGACCTCATGCTGACGGTGAGCGAGCTGGTCACCAACGCGGACCGGTACAGCCACGGCCCGTACCTGCTGGAGCTGGAGGGCACGGCCGAGCGCGTCAGTGTCACGGTGTACGACAGCAGCACGGCGTTGCCGGTGCTGTACTCCCCCGATCCCTCCCGGCTCGGGGGCCACGGCATGGAGATCGTGGTGGCGCTCTGCGACCGGATCACGGTGGAGCCGGTCCCGGTGGGCAAGCGCATCCGGGCCGAGTTCCGGCTCGACTCCTGAGACAGGAGCGGGCGATCACGGCCCGGACGCGCGGGGCGATGCCTCAGCGCACCTGCTGTCCCTTGCCCAGGGCGATGACGCCGTTGCCGGAGACCGTGTAGCACTCCCGGTCCCGCTCGGGGTTGACGCCGATCGCCGCCCCGGGGGGCACGTCGACGTTCTTGTCGAGGATCGCTCCCCGCACGATGGCCCCGCGACCCACCCTGACGTTGTCGTGGAGTACCGCTCCCTGGACGACGGCCCCCTCGGCGACGACGACGCCGGGTGAGAGGACCGACCGGGAGACCTGGCCGCGGATCACACAGCCGGGTCCGATGACCGACTCGCTCGCAATCCCGCCGGCCACGATCCTCGCTGGCGGCAGCGGGCCGGTGTGCGTGTAGATCGGCCAGCGGCGGTTGTCCAGGCTGAAGGCCGGACGGTCGGAGAGCAGGTCCATGTGGGCGTCGTAGTAGGCGTCCAGCGTTCCCACGTCGCGCCAGTAGCCGTGCTGCACGGAGGTCTCGCCGGGCACGTGGTTGTCGTCGAAGTCGTAGACCTGGGCCTGACCCCGCGCGGTGAGCATCGGCAGGATCGAGCCGCCCATGTCGTGCACCGAGTGCGGGTCCTCGGCGTCCCGGTGCAACGCGTCCACCAGGACCTTCGTGGTGAAGAGGTAGTTGCCCATGGAGGCGAAGACGCGGTCGGGTTCACCCGGCAGGCCCGGTGGGTCGGTGGGCTTCTCCAGGAACCGGTCGACCTGGGTGCCGTCGCTGCCCGGGGTGATGATGCCGAACGAGGACGCGTCGGCGCGCGGCACCTTGATGCCCGCGACGGTGACGCCCGCCCCGTTGTCGATGTGCTTGGCGAGCATCTGGCGCGGGTCCATCCGGTAGACGTGGTCGGCGCCGAACACGGCCACGTAGTCGGGCTGTTCGTCGTGCACGAGGTTGAGCGACTGGAGGATGGCGTCGGCGCTCCCCAGGTACCAACGGGGGCCGAGTCGTTGCTGTGCGGGCACCGGGGTGACGTAGTTGCCCAGCAGGCTGGACATCCGCCAGGTCGTGGAGACGTGCCGGTCCAGCGAGTGCGACTTGTACTGGGTCAGCACGCAGATACGCAGCACGTCCGCGTTGACCAGGCTGGAGAGCACGAAGTCGACCAGCCGGTACGTGCCGCCGAACGTCACCGCCGGTTTGGCCCGGTCGGCGGTGAGCGGCATCAGCCGCTTGCCCTCCCCTCCCGCGAGTACGATTCCGAGCACCGAAGGTCCACCGCGCATCGCCGCCCCTTTGTCCCGTCACATCTGTCCGGTCGCTCCCGGCCGGTCGCCTTCTGTCCGGCCGGATCTCTTTCGGTCCTACCCGCCGGCCGTTCTCTCCGGCGGTCACCCACTCGTCGTCCGCAGCTCCCGGTACAGCTCCGCCGTGCGGCCGGCCACCCGGTCCCATCCGAACTCCTCGAC
This window encodes:
- a CDS encoding DUF6777 domain-containing protein yields the protein MRSSRRLPYALSAVVCAATLSAAGCAGAPGSGAARPAAKTAGHEVLLQPAAARGPAPFTRSTAGSVPGAPDAGTEVLPAGGAPATAPVAHAVLGDAAGLYGGVRSTPSCDVDQQADLLAEDAGRARAFARVAGIEAVQIPGYLRALTPVVLRADARVTDHGFAARGSTTFQTVLQAGTAVMADSRGLPRVRCASGDPLTPAVPLTGRIANRGERWADYDPERVVDITPSTRVLDSLVIADLVAPGWIERPLGEGAEDLSPADPPASDPGDAFLPSPSGAPDGPGGLADDADSGPSAAGPDGESTAGGPDAGDDFAPERPDPADLPDFTGDASTRELPDFTGEAYPELPDFTGDAYPELPDFTGDAYPELPDFTGEAYPGLPDFTGDGDAGAPGTAGHAPDADGALPDFAHGAYPGGRERTGGPAPAPGDAAA
- a CDS encoding DUF1990 domain-containing protein codes for the protein MHGLTYSEVGGTRSDPLPRGYRHLRHRTPVGRGRAAFEAAGAAVTTWRMHREAGTLLGASAARAEEGVTVRVTLRVGPLRFVGPCEVVWAEYTDERIGFAYGSLDGHPERGEESFVVELADDGTVWFAVTAFSRPGLWYTRLAGPVVPVFQRMYAQRLGRTVRRIVAG
- a CDS encoding lipase maturation factor family protein, with translation MDWFTAERYGLSRLVFQRALAAVYLTAFLTAALQFRALIGERGMLPVPELLRRTRWTAAPGLFRLHYSDRFFAAVAWSGCAVSVALLAGADGMLPLWGALLLWALPWVLYLSIVQVGQVWYGFGWESLLLETGFLAVFLGNRETAPPALVLWLMRWLLFRVEFGAGLIKMRGDSCWRRLTCLDFHHETQPMPGPLSWFFHHLPTTVHRVEVAANHVTQLLAPFLLFAPAPVSSGAAAVMVLTQLWLILSGNFAWLNWLTVALALSAVDWSPLAGPSRPLPDAPLWYRITVVAVTVLLLVLSYRPARNLLSRRQVMNRSYDPLHLVNTYGAFGSISRVRLEVVVEGTEDVVIHPGTRWREYGFRGKPGDPGRLPRQFAPYHLRLDWMMWFAALSPAYARAWFGPFTERLLRGDRDTLRLLGHNPFPDVPPAQVRASVYRYRFTDTAELRSTGQWWHRTYVREFMRPVVRPLPLRPRDDSA
- a CDS encoding SDR family NAD(P)-dependent oxidoreductase gives rise to the protein MTVTEESQGLAPGIEDFGPGIAPERLAVCLSVLDELDSIDVDHPDAIRVRRATAGIYRTVKQRRRQERRAAKTANDKAVTEATATGSADRIDDETQGVLPSSSASAEIAGILQRPRSCYICKTRYVEVDAFYHQLCQDCARENRARRDARTDLTGRRALLTGGRAKIGMYIALRLLRDGAHTTITTRFPNDAIRRFKAMPDSDEWIHRLKIVGIDLRDPAQVVALADSVAAEGPLDILINNAAQTVRRSPQAYSELVAAESAPLPAGVLPPAEVIGTFGSGSVDRVAALPAARKEGLTAADVTGLALVTGSASLERIAAGTAIDAGGLVPDLHHTNSWIQTVDEVEPIELLEVQLCNSTAPFILISRLRPAMAAAEGRAYVVNVSAMEGVFSRGYKGAGHPHTNMAKAALNMLTRTSAQEMFEKDRILMTAVDTGWITDERPHPDKMRLAEEGFHAPLDLVDGAARVYDPIVRGEAGEELYGCFLKDYAPAGW
- a CDS encoding SigB/SigF/SigG family RNA polymerase sigma factor, which produces MTAMSLRTTGADAATASWNDRAGTRAPAGVGTGAEQGELPWIEDAGKVAPQDARALSKIFFDRLQTLEEGTREHQYARNTLIEMNLSLVRFAASRFRNRGGDDTEDIIQVGTIGLIKAIDRFDLSREVEFATFAVPYIVGEIKRFFRDTTWSVHVPRRLQELRVELAKAKEQLSSQLDRDPTVKELSAHLELSEEEIIEGLVAANGYSAGSLDTPSSDSDDGQDQRAYAEMLGERDPAMETVENLHTLAPLLEQLDDRERRIVQMRFGQEMTQAQIGAELGVSQMHVSRLLSRIVARLRAGMSVEA
- a CDS encoding SpoIIE family protein phosphatase; its protein translation is MVPAQQASAAAAADGSVWGMDAVILLVEDDAGDALLVEEMLSDSDLDPSLTWCKTLAEARQFLRTCRTPVCVLLDLHLPDVHGLDAVTQIVAASRDAAIVVLTGLSEAGTGLSAVANGAQDYLAKGRLDPEALGRAIRYALQRKQVERAAAALRANQQMAQENARLERGLLPVPLLRDDRFEAVARYEPGRVHALLSGDFYDVVQTADGTVHAVIGDVSGHGAAEAALGVCLRVAWRTAVLCGTSPLEQTNLLEEILVAERSDPHLFATVTTLTFPPDGSRVGIVRAGHPGLLLRRGSDISWVEPETGMALGLLPGMRHWSESELELGPDTGLVLFTDGLFEGRTGPDSRLGEEGLLAMAQDCSALTPRPFIDALVAGATAGAAPWGGLADDVAVLHLSWRKVGSDG
- a CDS encoding sensor histidine kinase: MAEPKGKPARPGGASRLSVQSWVHLILGGFVVVVVTCLAIGAVVLNDMSSRTTELVDRVQPARSASFQLQNALLNQETGVRGYVLTGDESFLEPYKQGQRDEKERLARVRELVGSDQPYAADLDRIATAAEEWRTGEAEPLIATVRASGPTGEASAPLLRSKAEFDALRDLYGAQQSHLDKARDHARDQLDDARATRDRVLLALIVGFLASVVALSLLFHRVVGTPLNRLRAASDEVRSGTYEGKIDVRGPSDVRSVATAVESMRVRLVDELAESKSRETLLAEQTEELRRSNAELEQFAYVASHDLQEPLRKVASFCQLLEKRYGNELDARGKQYIDFAVDGAKRMQVLINDLLTFSRVGRVHESWQPVDMERGLDRALANLALAIEDADAEVVREDTLPEILGDSTTLAMVWQNLIGNAVKFRREDVRCRITVGCVREDETWHFTVADNGIGIAPEFADKVFVIFQRLHARDAYDGTGIGLSLCRKIIEFHGGRIWLDPEPAEGTLIHFTLPVSPDAPTHTTAELLAPALLAVSPGDAT
- a CDS encoding response regulator; protein product: MTSSVEPIEVLLVEDDPGDELMTREAFEDNKIRNTLHVVRDGQEALDFLYRRGPHAGAPRPDLILLDLNLPKYDGRQVLEEIKSDAELATIPVVVLTTSSAEEDILRSYKLHANAYVTKPVDLDQFIAAVRQIDEFFVTVVRLPGRT
- a CDS encoding ATP-binding protein, which produces MNEQAASMPGAPGPGVPSTDVLHAAEVFDGEPGCIAQARALADRFLSRLAAEWCAPLGAHTRSDLMLTVSELVTNADRYSHGPYLLELEGTAERVSVTVYDSSTALPVLYSPDPSRLGGHGMEIVVALCDRITVEPVPVGKRIRAEFRLDS